A segment of the Symmachiella macrocystis genome:
TCGCCGAAAGCGGCAAGAAGTTCAAATCGATCGAGGACTTGCTGGCGGAGGTGTATCGGCAGCAGAAGTGATGCTGTGTAGATTCACCACGGAGGCACGGAGACGGAAAGAGGCTGTAGGCTTTAGACCGTAGTCCATAGGAATAGCATTGGCAATCCAACCCGAAAGCCTACGGTCTATAGCCTATGGTCTAGTAAACTCTGTGCCTCCGTGGTGAATATCTTTATTCGCTTGCCCACCACACCAAAACCGCGAATAATGGTTCTTGAAGGTATGCGAACTCGGTTTGGTGAAAGGCGGAATCCCTGTGGCGATTGATCGACGCGAATTTCTGTGGCGGTATGGCGGTGGACTGGGCGGGATTGCGCTGGCGTCGTTGCTGGATCGCGACGGGCTGTTAGCGGAAACTTCCAGCGGACGCCTCGAGCCGATCATGCATCATCCGCCGCGTGCGAAGCGGGTCGTGCAGTTTTATATGTCGGGTGCTGCCAGCCAATGCGATCTGTTCGACTACAAGCCCGCGCTGCTCAAGAAAAATGGCGAGCCGTTTGATCCCGGCGAAAAGGTTGAGCTGTTCCAATCCAGCCCCGGCAAAGTCATGCAGTCCCCTTGGAAGTGGCGGGCGCATGGTGAGTGCGGCAAGATGATCAGCGACATCGTCCCGCACATCGGCTCCTGCGCCGACGACATTGCCTTCGTGCATTCGATGGTCGCCAAATCCAACATTCACGGCCCTGCCACATTGATGCAGGCGACCGGTTTTGTACTCCCCGGATTTCCCAGCGCCGGATCGTGGGTCCAATACGCACTGGGGAGTCTAAACGACAATCTCCCCGCATTCGTCGTGCTGCCCGACAGTCGCGGTTTTGCGCCCTCAGGCCCGCAAAACTGGTCCGCTGGATTTTTGCCGGCATCGTATCAAGGCACCATGATTCGCCCCTCGGCCAAAAACCCAATCTCCGATTTGTTTCCTCCCGAAGCAGGCTACGTGACCGCCGCTGGCGATGCCGCCGGGCAAGACGTACTTGCCAAACTCAATCAACGACATGCGGACCAACGGCCGGGCGATTCGCGTTTATCGGCCCGCATTCGTTCCTACGAATTGGCAGCCAAGCTACAAGTCAGCGCTCCGCAAGTATTGGACATCACCGAAGAGACCGCAGCGACGCAAAAACTCTACGGCGTGGACCAAACCGAGACCGCTGAAGTCGGCCGAAATTGTCTCGTTGCCCGGCGGATGCTGGAACGAGGCGTGCGGTTCGTACAGATTTGGAGCGGAGCAGACAACGGGCATCCGCGACGGAATTGGGATTCCCACGAAAACGTCGAGCGGGACCATGGCATCCTGGGCACCAGCATCGACAAACCAATCGCCGGGCTCATCAAAGACCTCAAACAGCGCGGCATGCTGGATGATACGATTATCCTCTGGACCACGGAATTCGGTCGCATGCCTTGCAGCCAAGGCAACGTGGGCCGTGACCACAACCCCTTCGGCTTTACCAATTGGTTGGCCGGCGGCGGGATCAAAGGGGGCGTAACCTACGGAGCGACCGACGAATGGTCCTACAAAGCGGTCGAGGACCCGGCGTATTGTTACGACATCCATGCCACATTGTTGCACCTGCTAGGCATCGATCACGAGCGCCTCACCTTCCGCCACAACGGCATCGACCGCCGACTCACCGACGTCCACGGCCAAGTCATCAACAAAATCCTCGCCTAGGCGGCGTGGCCGCTTGGTTCGAGCTTCCGCTCGGGGTGGGGTAGGTCGCTCCCGTTGGTCGCTGCGGGTGGTGGTTGGGTGATGATTATTGCCGAGTCACGTACGAGGGGAGCATTTACCAAATGCCCATCGAGAGTACAGCAGCGTTGCCCAACGCCAATTCCCCCTCCGAGCGGCAGCTCGCACCAAGCGGCCACGCCGCCTGAGCCGCCGCAGAGCGGGCGATGGGGATCGAACCCACGACATTTAGCTTGGGAAGCTAACGCTCTACCACTGAGCTACGCCCGCAAAAAAACGCCGAGTTAGCGGTCAATGCGATGTCTTTCTTGATTCTACCGTGCATGGGATGGCATTCAAGGGACAGGCGGTAGCTGCTTTTGTGGTGGGGCGGTGTGAGTTGGCAGGAAGATTGTTGTGCTACCAACGCCAAATGCCGTCGATAGGCTTCTTGCCCGTCGACGGCATCAATGCCGTGTGTTCCGCCTTCGTGAGACATCCTGTCTCAGTCCATTGATGGCGGCGGCGTAATTGTGGCGAATTCTATCCGTGAACGATTGCTAAAACACATCCAATTTGAAGTGGTTCCCCGAGTGGTAGGGGCGTTCGGTCGGGTAGAAATTGTGCCAAGCGGGATTGTAGACCGGGATCCGCATTTCCGGCGGATAACGGTGATACAAGCTGTCATAGGATCGCATGTGTGCGCTGTAGTTGCGGGGATAATACACATACGGATAGTGGTAAAAACGGCCCCAATCATTGGGTTGCCCAACGCCGGCGGCGTGGACTTGGGCCGTGCTGTTTGAGCAATCCATCGTGGGAATGCCAATAATAGTCGACAGGAAAATTAATCCTGCCAATAGGGTCCGACGCATGGGGATCTCTCCTTAGTACCCAAAACGGCTGATGATGTTTTTATCGTGCGTTGACGGAATATGGGTCCGGCACGACTCAAACCGCGTCCCGGCCGAATTCAAGGTCTTACCCGAACCGGCTGGTCCTCCGTCTCGTAGGGCGGGATGATGCTCCGTTTCATCCCCCGAACGATTGTTCTTTCGTCTGTAGTCTTTTGTGTCCCGAATCAACGGAACCAAGCCGAGCATGAGCGGCGCGACCACACTATTCATCGGCGCCCTACCGTCCCTTGCAACAGGAATAAACGGGAAGTTCGGCACCATCGGTTTGCCAAGCCCATTGGCGATGCCGTTCGATTGCGAGTCGCGCGGGTGAGACGTTTGGTGATTCGGTATTGCCCAAATTCAAACGTCCCACTAACTTAACGACTCCTCGCCATCCGCCGTTTCGACGGAAATTCCCGGAGTGTTTTGCATGTATTTGAGCCGTAAATTATCCGGATATTTGCTTGTTTTACTGCTGTTTTGTGTGTCGCTGCCACGGCTGACAGCGGCCGAAAAACCGGCAAACTCTCGTCAGTCCACCAGCTTTAACGGCCCTATTACAGCGGCAGAGGTTGAACCTCACGTACGTTTTCTGGCCAGCCCGCGCCTGGAGGGGCGCGGCAATGAGCGGAGCAAACGGGTTGCTCGTGACTATCTCATTAAACAATATGCCCATTGTGGGCTGAAACCGCTCTTTTCCGGTGGAAGTTACCTGCAGCCGATTTCTGGATCGCCCACCGCTGACGGCCAGCCTACGGTTCGCGGATACAATGTTGGTGCTTGGTTGCCCGGAAGCGATCCGCAGTTACGCGACGAGTTCGTGATCATCAGCGCGCATTATGATCATCTCGGTGTGCGGCGAGGCAAAGTCTATCCTGGAGCGGATGACAATGCCTCGAGCGTGGCGATGGTCTTAGAAACGGCGCGACAATTCACATCCGCTGCCAAGCCGCCCCGGCGCAGCATCGTGTTTCTCAACTTCGATCTCGAAGAGAACATGCTGTGGGGGTCGCGTTGGTTTGCATCACACCCTCCGTGGCCGTTGGAACGCGTTAAGCTGTTCATCACGGCCGATTTGCTCGGACGTTCGTTGGGGGATCTTCCCTTACGATCGGTGTTCGTGATCGGTAGCGAACTTGCGCCGAATTTGCGCGATCACATGCAACAGGTGGGACAGCCCGACGGATTGAAGGTGCATCGGTTGGGCGTCGATTTGATTGGTACGCGCAGCGACTACGGGCCGTTTCACGATCGGCGGATTCCGTTTTTGTTTTTCTCCACCGGAGAACATCCCGACTATCACACGCCCCGCGACACGGCCGACCGTATCAAT
Coding sequences within it:
- a CDS encoding DUF1501 domain-containing protein; translated protein: MDRREFLWRYGGGLGGIALASLLDRDGLLAETSSGRLEPIMHHPPRAKRVVQFYMSGAASQCDLFDYKPALLKKNGEPFDPGEKVELFQSSPGKVMQSPWKWRAHGECGKMISDIVPHIGSCADDIAFVHSMVAKSNIHGPATLMQATGFVLPGFPSAGSWVQYALGSLNDNLPAFVVLPDSRGFAPSGPQNWSAGFLPASYQGTMIRPSAKNPISDLFPPEAGYVTAAGDAAGQDVLAKLNQRHADQRPGDSRLSARIRSYELAAKLQVSAPQVLDITEETAATQKLYGVDQTETAEVGRNCLVARRMLERGVRFVQIWSGADNGHPRRNWDSHENVERDHGILGTSIDKPIAGLIKDLKQRGMLDDTIILWTTEFGRMPCSQGNVGRDHNPFGFTNWLAGGGIKGGVTYGATDEWSYKAVEDPAYCYDIHATLLHLLGIDHERLTFRHNGIDRRLTDVHGQVINKILA
- a CDS encoding M28 family metallopeptidase — its product is MYLSRKLSGYLLVLLLFCVSLPRLTAAEKPANSRQSTSFNGPITAAEVEPHVRFLASPRLEGRGNERSKRVARDYLIKQYAHCGLKPLFSGGSYLQPISGSPTADGQPTVRGYNVGAWLPGSDPQLRDEFVIISAHYDHLGVRRGKVYPGADDNASSVAMVLETARQFTSAAKPPRRSIVFLNFDLEENMLWGSRWFASHPPWPLERVKLFITADLLGRSLGDLPLRSVFVIGSELAPNLRDHMQQVGQPDGLKVHRLGVDLIGTRSDYGPFHDRRIPFLFFSTGEHPDYHTPRDTADRINYEQLARISSLVFRISQSVANGDEPPRWTSQTTPDIAEVKTLYEITSKILAASEDGSLEMGGVQKFFVSNIHTKFGSIIERGELRSNERPWLIRSAQFLLLTVF